A portion of the Segatella copri DSM 18205 genome contains these proteins:
- a CDS encoding HU family DNA-binding protein, translating into MNKTELIDKIAAGAEITKAQAKAALEATTNALKEALIAGDKIQLVGFGTFSINERPAREGINPATKEKIQIAAKKVAKFKAGAELADAINK; encoded by the coding sequence ATGAACAAGACAGAATTGATTGACAAGATTGCAGCAGGTGCTGAGATTACAAAGGCACAGGCTAAGGCCGCTCTTGAAGCTACAACAAACGCATTGAAGGAAGCCCTCATTGCAGGTGACAAGATCCAGTTGGTAGGTTTCGGTACATTCAGCATTAACGAGCGTCCTGCTCGTGAGGGTATCAATCCAGCTACTAAGGAGAAGATCCAGATTGCAGCTAAAAAGGTTGCTAAGTTCAAGGCTGGTGCTGAGCTTGCAGATGCAATCAACAAATAA
- a CDS encoding gluconate 5-dehydrogenase, which translates to MDFNKLFSLEGKVALVTGAAYGIGFAIAEAYAKAGAKIAFNCRSQHHMDQALADYKAKGIEAKGYICDVTDEEQVKNMVADIEKELGVIDILVNNAGIIKRIPMTEMSVDDFKQVIDIDLTAPFIVSKAVIPGMIKKGHGKIINICSMMSELGRETISAYAAAKGGLKMLTRNICSEYGEYNIQCNGLGPGYIATSQTAPLRERQADGSRHPFDSFICAKTPAGRWLEPEELAGPAVFLASDASNAVNGHILYVDGGILAYIGKQPK; encoded by the coding sequence ATGGACTTTAACAAACTATTCTCATTGGAGGGTAAGGTTGCCCTCGTAACAGGTGCCGCATACGGTATCGGTTTCGCTATTGCTGAGGCTTATGCCAAGGCTGGTGCTAAGATTGCTTTCAATTGCCGCAGCCAGCACCACATGGATCAGGCTCTTGCAGATTACAAAGCAAAGGGTATTGAGGCAAAGGGTTATATCTGTGATGTAACAGATGAGGAACAGGTGAAAAACATGGTAGCTGACATCGAGAAGGAACTTGGTGTTATTGATATTTTGGTAAACAACGCAGGTATTATCAAGCGTATTCCTATGACAGAGATGTCTGTAGATGACTTTAAGCAGGTTATTGACATTGACCTCACTGCACCTTTCATCGTATCTAAGGCAGTTATCCCTGGTATGATCAAGAAGGGTCATGGTAAGATTATCAACATCTGTTCTATGATGAGCGAGCTGGGCCGCGAGACAATTTCTGCATACGCAGCTGCCAAGGGTGGCTTGAAGATGTTGACACGTAACATCTGCTCAGAGTATGGTGAGTACAACATCCAGTGCAATGGCTTGGGCCCTGGTTACATCGCAACTTCTCAGACAGCACCTCTCCGTGAGCGTCAGGCTGATGGTAGCCGTCATCCATTCGACAGCTTTATCTGTGCAAAGACTCCTGCAGGTCGCTGGTTGGAACCCGAAGAGTTGGCAGGTCCTGCTGTTTTCTTGGCTTCAGATGCTTCTAATGCAGTGAATGGTCACATTCTCTACGTAGATGGTGGTATCTTGGCATATATCGGAAAGCAGCCAAAATAA
- the tyrS gene encoding tyrosine--tRNA ligase, whose protein sequence is MAKNFVEELKWRGMLAQIMPGTEEYLNTHMVSAYLGTDPTADSLHIGHLCGIMMLRHLQRCGHKPYLLVGGATGMIGDPSGKSQERNLLDSETLYHNQEAIKKQVSKFLDFDGNEPNKAELVNNYDWMKDFTFLDFARVVGKHITVNYMMAKDSVQKRLNGEARDGLSFTEFTYQLLQGYDFLYQYEKYGVRLQLGGNDQWGNMTTGTELIHRTLGNDAECFCLTCPLITKADGKKFGKTESGNIWLDRNRTTPYAFYQFWLNVSDDDAEKYIKIFTDLDKETIDALVEEHKQDPGRRVLQKRLAEEVTIMVHSQEDLDMAIAASNILFGKATKENLAQLDEATLNDVFANVPHYDLDKNLLGGTAVDLFNQEGMQIFPSKSEMRKLVKGGGVSLNKEKLAAFDQVVTADDLIDGKYLLVQKGKKNYFLITVK, encoded by the coding sequence ATGGCAAAAAATTTTGTTGAAGAATTGAAATGGCGTGGTATGCTGGCGCAGATAATGCCAGGTACTGAGGAATATCTCAACACCCACATGGTGTCTGCCTATCTCGGAACCGACCCTACTGCAGACTCTCTGCACATCGGTCACCTTTGTGGTATCATGATGTTGCGCCACTTGCAGCGTTGTGGCCATAAGCCTTATCTCCTCGTCGGCGGTGCCACGGGTATGATTGGCGACCCTTCTGGCAAGAGCCAGGAGCGCAATCTTCTCGATTCAGAGACTCTCTATCATAACCAGGAAGCTATCAAGAAGCAGGTATCTAAGTTCCTCGACTTCGATGGCAATGAGCCTAACAAGGCAGAGTTGGTGAACAACTACGACTGGATGAAGGACTTCACCTTCCTCGATTTCGCTCGTGTGGTTGGTAAGCATATCACTGTAAACTACATGATGGCGAAGGATAGCGTGCAGAAGCGCTTGAACGGTGAGGCTCGCGACGGCTTGTCTTTCACTGAGTTCACCTATCAGTTGCTCCAGGGCTACGACTTCCTCTATCAGTATGAGAAGTATGGTGTTCGTCTCCAGTTGGGTGGTAACGACCAGTGGGGTAACATGACTACCGGTACTGAGCTGATTCACCGTACATTGGGTAACGATGCAGAGTGCTTCTGCCTCACTTGCCCATTGATTACCAAGGCAGACGGTAAGAAGTTCGGTAAGACAGAGAGCGGTAACATCTGGTTGGACCGTAACCGCACTACTCCTTACGCTTTCTACCAGTTCTGGTTGAACGTAAGCGATGACGACGCAGAGAAGTATATCAAGATCTTTACCGACCTCGATAAGGAGACTATTGATGCTCTCGTAGAGGAGCACAAGCAGGACCCAGGCCGCCGTGTACTTCAGAAGCGTTTGGCTGAGGAGGTTACCATAATGGTTCATTCTCAGGAGGATTTGGATATGGCTATCGCAGCCAGCAACATCCTCTTCGGTAAGGCAACCAAGGAGAACTTGGCGCAGCTCGATGAGGCTACATTGAATGATGTATTCGCTAATGTTCCTCACTACGACCTCGACAAGAACCTGCTCGGTGGAACTGCTGTAGATCTCTTCAATCAGGAGGGCATGCAGATTTTCCCAAGCAAGAGCGAGATGCGCAAGCTCGTTAAGGGTGGTGGCGTTTCACTCAACAAGGAGAAACTCGCTGCTTTCGATCAGGTTGTAACTGCTGATGACCTGATTGACGGTAAGTATCTTTTGGTTCAGAAAGGTAAGAAGAACTACTTCTTGATTACCGTTAAGTAA
- the yidD gene encoding membrane protein insertion efficiency factor YidD: MKILFMIAHGMRKVLVWILILPILFYQKCITPYTPPSCRFQPTCSEYARQAILKHGPFKGLALAVWRILRCNPWGGSGYDPVP; the protein is encoded by the coding sequence ATGAAGATTCTCTTTATGATAGCACATGGCATGAGAAAGGTGTTGGTATGGATTCTTATACTGCCGATATTGTTTTATCAGAAGTGTATTACTCCTTATACGCCACCTTCCTGTCGCTTTCAGCCCACTTGCTCAGAGTATGCGAGACAAGCCATCCTGAAGCATGGTCCCTTTAAGGGACTGGCTTTGGCTGTTTGGCGCATCTTAAGATGCAATCCTTGGGGTGGTTCGGGTTATGATCCCGTACCGTAA
- the rnpA gene encoding ribonuclease P protein component — protein sequence MSTDRNKTFGKKEHLCKLTLIEQLFGGGAKAMTAWPMRMVFLLVDKKDEQAPSVQVLISVSKRYFKHAVKRNRVKRQIREAFRYQKQELETCMQNYVGKQLLVAFVWQTEQLQPSKLVSTKMTKLLERLVDNIKEMQSETVMKESSL from the coding sequence ATGTCAACAGACAGAAATAAAACATTCGGAAAGAAAGAGCATCTATGTAAACTGACACTTATAGAACAGCTCTTTGGAGGTGGTGCTAAAGCAATGACGGCATGGCCAATGAGAATGGTGTTTCTTCTTGTTGACAAGAAAGATGAGCAAGCCCCTTCTGTTCAAGTTCTTATCAGTGTATCAAAGCGTTATTTTAAGCACGCAGTAAAACGCAATCGGGTAAAGCGACAGATACGTGAAGCTTTTCGTTATCAAAAACAAGAGCTGGAGACTTGTATGCAGAATTATGTTGGAAAACAATTGCTTGTGGCTTTTGTTTGGCAAACAGAACAATTGCAGCCTTCAAAGCTGGTTTCAACCAAAATGACTAAACTTTTGGAAAGATTGGTTGATAATATCAAGGAGATGCAATCTGAAACAGTTATGAAAGAGAGCAGTTTATGA
- a CDS encoding uroporphyrinogen-III synthase has protein sequence MIKKILVSQPKPASEKSPYFDIQAQYGVECVFRPFFKVEGLSSKEFRQQKINLLDYTAVVFTSRHAVDNYFKLAKEMRITIPEDMKYFCVIETIALYIQKYVQYRKRKVFFGDTGKIDGLMGQMARHKTEKYLVPLSSVHNDDIANLLDEKKLNHTECVMYRTVSNDFSEEEIKNFDYDMMLFFSPTGVKALKKNFPNFEQGNIAVGAFGPATAKTVEEEGLRLDLEAPNKAFPSMTGALADYLKRHNK, from the coding sequence ATGATAAAGAAAATTTTAGTTTCTCAGCCAAAACCTGCAAGTGAGAAGTCTCCTTACTTCGATATCCAGGCTCAATATGGAGTAGAATGCGTGTTCCGTCCATTCTTTAAGGTAGAGGGACTCTCTTCTAAAGAATTCCGTCAGCAGAAAATAAATTTGCTTGACTATACTGCTGTCGTATTTACATCTCGTCATGCAGTAGACAACTACTTTAAATTAGCTAAGGAGATGCGTATCACAATTCCTGAAGATATGAAATATTTCTGTGTGATAGAGACTATCGCTCTCTACATCCAAAAGTATGTTCAGTATCGCAAGCGTAAGGTGTTCTTTGGTGATACAGGTAAAATTGATGGGTTGATGGGACAGATGGCTCGACATAAAACCGAGAAATATCTGGTACCATTAAGCAGTGTTCATAATGATGATATTGCCAACTTGCTTGATGAGAAAAAACTCAATCATACAGAATGTGTAATGTATCGTACTGTAAGCAATGATTTCTCAGAAGAGGAAATCAAGAACTTCGATTATGATATGATGCTTTTCTTTAGCCCAACAGGTGTAAAGGCTCTGAAGAAGAATTTCCCTAATTTTGAACAAGGGAATATCGCTGTTGGCGCTTTTGGTCCTGCTACAGCAAAAACGGTTGAAGAAGAGGGCTTACGCCTTGATCTGGAGGCTCCTAATAAAGCTTTTCCATCTATGACAGGTGCCTTGGCAGATTATCTGAAACGTCATAATAAATAG
- a CDS encoding DUF4271 domain-containing protein, whose amino-acid sequence MVQQADSIQTDAALEAESQQQVLRQHSSQLTPKEVLSWLPKNATPAQQDSMIRAHIKPSEIHWSEMPDTLHLPGHKAGKSFRDVSLPQYYRESFFSKDSLFHPELKGGRLGVAGDPVPYTVAGDSFITSLLLVCFLLACIAFSKSKHFVIRQAKTFFRTPRIGTTEVTETSSEVRYQFFFVLQTCLLLAIGYFIYSKASISDTFIVDQYQVISIYAGCMGGYFLLKAFLYVISGWLFFEKKKNVQWLKAYLFLISCQGVALFPMVMLLSYFDFPLQIAVIYTLTILGLVKLLAFLKAYIIFFRRNGVFLQIFLYFCALEVIPLFALWGGLVLISHYLKINF is encoded by the coding sequence ATGGTGCAACAGGCAGATTCGATACAGACAGATGCCGCACTTGAGGCTGAATCGCAACAGCAAGTGCTCAGGCAACATAGCAGCCAGCTCACACCCAAAGAGGTGTTGAGCTGGCTGCCTAAGAATGCAACGCCAGCTCAGCAGGACTCCATGATTAGGGCACATATCAAGCCCAGTGAGATTCATTGGAGCGAGATGCCGGATACATTACACTTGCCAGGACATAAGGCAGGTAAGAGTTTTAGGGATGTAAGTTTGCCACAATATTATCGTGAGTCATTCTTTTCAAAAGATTCTCTGTTTCATCCGGAATTAAAGGGTGGACGCTTAGGGGTGGCAGGTGATCCTGTTCCCTATACGGTAGCTGGTGATAGCTTTATTACTTCATTGCTGTTGGTCTGTTTTCTCTTGGCTTGTATAGCATTCTCTAAATCTAAGCATTTTGTTATACGCCAGGCAAAAACCTTCTTCCGTACTCCACGCATCGGTACAACAGAGGTGACGGAGACCAGTTCTGAAGTAAGATACCAGTTCTTCTTCGTGTTGCAGACCTGTCTTTTGCTGGCAATCGGGTATTTCATTTATTCGAAAGCATCTATCAGCGATACGTTTATCGTAGACCAATATCAGGTAATCAGTATATATGCTGGTTGTATGGGGGGCTATTTCTTGTTGAAGGCGTTCCTCTATGTGATTTCTGGTTGGCTATTCTTTGAAAAGAAAAAAAATGTACAATGGCTCAAGGCATACTTGTTCCTTATATCATGTCAAGGAGTGGCCTTGTTCCCGATGGTGATGCTTTTGTCGTATTTCGATTTTCCATTGCAAATAGCAGTGATATACACGTTGACTATCCTTGGATTAGTTAAATTATTGGCTTTTTTGAAGGCTTACATTATCTTTTTTAGAAGAAATGGCGTGTTTCTGCAAATATTTTTGTACTTTTGTGCCCTTGAAGTGATACCCTTGTTCGCTCTTTGGGGTGGACTTGTGTTAATCAGTCATTATTTGAAAATAAACTTTTAA
- the metK gene encoding methionine adenosyltransferase translates to MAYFFSSESVSEGHPDKVADQISDALLDQFLAYDDHAHCAIETFCTTGQVVIMGEVRSNVYVDLQTIARKTIKKIGYTKSEYQFDGDSCGVLTAIHEQSDDINRGVSREEDENQGAGDQGMMFGYATTETENYMPVSLDLAQLIMRVLADIRKEGKVMTYLRPDSKSQVTIEYSDDNIPQRIDTIVVSTQHDDFIKKANGEDDDDAMLAKIREDVINILIPRVKTHLSDKVLALFNDDIKYFVNPTGKFVIGGPHGDTGLTGRKIIVDTYGGKGAHGGGAFSGKDSSKVDRSAAYAARYIAKNMVAAGVADEMLVQVSYAIGVAEPVSIYVNTYGRSHVNMTDGEIAKKIAEMFDLRPKAIERQLKLRQPMFQETAAYGHMGRKNEIVEKTFTSRYHEAKTVKVELFTWEKLDKVDEIKKVFGL, encoded by the coding sequence ATGGCATATTTTTTTTCATCAGAATCAGTTTCTGAAGGACATCCAGATAAAGTGGCTGATCAGATTTCAGATGCATTGCTTGACCAGTTTTTGGCTTACGATGACCACGCTCATTGCGCCATCGAAACCTTTTGTACTACTGGTCAGGTAGTAATCATGGGTGAGGTTCGCTCTAACGTTTATGTTGATTTGCAGACCATTGCCCGCAAGACTATCAAGAAAATCGGTTATACCAAGAGCGAATATCAGTTTGACGGCGACTCTTGTGGTGTGCTTACTGCTATTCATGAACAGAGCGATGATATTAACCGCGGTGTAAGTCGTGAGGAGGATGAGAATCAGGGTGCAGGCGACCAGGGTATGATGTTCGGTTATGCTACAACGGAAACCGAAAATTATATGCCGGTATCACTCGACTTGGCTCAGCTCATCATGCGTGTACTTGCAGATATCCGCAAGGAGGGCAAGGTGATGACTTATCTCCGTCCTGACTCTAAGAGCCAGGTAACTATCGAATACTCAGACGATAATATCCCACAGCGCATCGATACCATCGTAGTTTCTACCCAGCATGATGATTTCATCAAGAAGGCAAATGGTGAGGACGATGATGATGCTATGCTGGCAAAGATTCGTGAGGATGTAATCAATATCCTGATTCCAAGAGTAAAGACTCACCTGAGTGATAAGGTGTTGGCTCTCTTCAATGATGACATCAAGTACTTCGTAAACCCTACAGGTAAGTTCGTGATTGGTGGTCCTCATGGAGATACAGGGCTTACCGGTCGTAAGATCATTGTAGATACTTATGGAGGTAAGGGCGCTCATGGTGGTGGTGCTTTCTCAGGAAAGGATAGCAGTAAGGTTGACCGTTCGGCTGCTTATGCTGCCCGTTATATTGCAAAGAATATGGTTGCTGCCGGCGTTGCAGATGAAATGTTGGTTCAGGTAAGTTATGCTATCGGTGTGGCAGAACCGGTTAGTATCTATGTAAATACTTACGGTAGAAGCCATGTGAATATGACTGACGGCGAGATTGCAAAGAAAATTGCAGAAATGTTTGATCTTCGTCCTAAAGCAATCGAGCGCCAGTTGAAATTGCGCCAGCCAATGTTCCAGGAAACTGCGGCATATGGACACATGGGACGTAAGAATGAGATAGTAGAGAAAACCTTCACCAGCCGATATCATGAGGCTAAAACTGTGAAGGTAGAACTCTTTACATGGGAAAAATTAGATAAGGTAGACGAAATCAAGAAAGTTTTCGGACTTTAA
- the xerA gene encoding site-specific tyrosine recombinase/integron integrase: MRNEIIKNYMRYLKLGRNFSKNTLDAYYHDLNFLLEYADKNNLVLTEMKLEDLENFSASLHDRGVSARSQARILSGIRSFYRYLVLDDYIKDDPTELLVSPQIGKHLPEYLSVEEVDMLEAAIDLEKWEGQRNKAIIEILFSCGLRVSELVNLKKSDVFEEEKFIRVIGKGNKERIVPISGKALKEINLWYIDRNLMTIKPGEEDYVFLNRRGAHLTRNMILIMIKNAAYDAGIKKTISPHTLRHSFATALLKGGADLRVIQALLGHEDIGTTEIYTHLETSDLRRAILEHHPRNIKYSEENQVLDSDKTDKRCPNNR, translated from the coding sequence ATGAGGAATGAAATTATAAAGAACTATATGAGATACCTCAAGTTGGGGCGTAATTTCTCCAAAAATACGTTGGATGCCTATTACCATGACTTGAATTTTCTCTTGGAGTATGCTGATAAGAACAATTTGGTGCTGACGGAAATGAAATTGGAAGACTTGGAGAATTTTTCTGCAAGTTTGCATGATCGTGGTGTTTCTGCTCGTTCACAAGCTCGGATTTTGAGCGGAATCCGTTCTTTCTACCGGTATCTGGTGCTTGATGATTATATAAAAGACGATCCGACCGAATTGCTGGTTTCTCCCCAAATAGGAAAGCATTTGCCGGAGTATTTATCTGTAGAAGAGGTTGACATGCTTGAAGCGGCTATCGATTTGGAAAAATGGGAGGGACAGCGTAATAAGGCGATTATAGAAATCCTGTTCTCCTGTGGCCTTCGCGTTTCGGAACTTGTGAATCTAAAGAAAAGCGATGTGTTTGAAGAAGAAAAGTTTATTAGGGTCATAGGTAAAGGTAACAAGGAACGCATCGTTCCTATTTCTGGTAAGGCTCTGAAAGAAATCAATCTTTGGTATATAGACCGGAATCTGATGACAATCAAGCCAGGTGAGGAAGACTATGTCTTCTTGAATCGTAGAGGTGCTCATCTCACACGCAATATGATACTTATCATGATAAAAAATGCGGCTTATGATGCAGGAATCAAGAAAACCATTTCTCCTCATACTTTACGCCATAGTTTTGCTACAGCCTTGTTGAAAGGTGGAGCCGATCTGAGGGTAATTCAGGCCTTGTTGGGGCATGAAGATATTGGAACCACAGAGATTTATACTCATCTTGAAACTTCAGATTTGCGCAGAGCTATCTTGGAACATCATCCTCGAAATATCAAATATAGTGAAGAAAACCAAGTGCTTGATTCTGATAAAACAGACAAAAGATGCCCGAATAACAGATAA
- the aroQ gene encoding type II 3-dehydroquinate dehydratase, protein MKIQIINGPNLNLLGVREPGIYGSNSFESYLPKLKAKFPDIEIEYFQSNIEGELINKLQEVGFSYDGVVLNAGAYTHTSIALQDCIRSLKCPCVEVHISNVHKREEFRHHSYISCACLGVICGFGLASYELAISGILAQKETEE, encoded by the coding sequence ATGAAGATACAAATTATTAATGGTCCAAACTTGAACCTTCTTGGTGTAAGAGAACCCGGTATTTATGGTAGCAATTCTTTCGAGAGTTATCTGCCTAAGCTGAAAGCGAAATTCCCTGATATTGAGATAGAGTACTTTCAGAGCAACATTGAAGGCGAGTTAATCAACAAGCTGCAGGAAGTAGGTTTTTCCTATGATGGTGTAGTACTCAATGCTGGCGCCTATACTCATACCAGCATCGCCTTGCAGGATTGTATTCGCAGTTTGAAATGCCCTTGCGTTGAAGTACACATCTCTAATGTGCATAAACGTGAAGAGTTCCGCCATCATTCATATATTTCCTGTGCTTGCCTGGGCGTAATCTGCGGTTTCGGTCTGGCTTCTTACGAACTTGCCATTTCAGGAATCTTAGCACAGAAAGAAACAGAAGAGTAA
- a CDS encoding O-methyltransferase: MTETELIDKYICQHIEPEGDYLYRLYRATNIHTIHGRMASGHIQGRLLKMLVEMIRPKNILEVGTFSGYSAICLAQGLQEGGKLYTFEINDEMEDFTRPWIEGSNVADKIDFRIGDANIEAPQLGVKFDMAFVDGDKRTYIETYEMVMSILNPGGYILADNTLWDGHVIDPAYDRDHQTQGIRAFNDLIAKDPRVEVVILPLRDGLTLIRKK; this comes from the coding sequence ATGACAGAGACTGAACTCATAGACAAATATATCTGCCAGCATATAGAGCCTGAAGGCGATTATCTGTATCGTCTTTACCGCGCCACCAATATACATACTATCCATGGACGTATGGCTAGCGGCCATATTCAGGGCAGACTTCTCAAGATGCTTGTAGAGATGATTCGCCCGAAGAATATTCTGGAAGTAGGCACATTTAGTGGATATAGTGCTATCTGCCTGGCCCAGGGATTGCAGGAAGGTGGAAAACTCTACACTTTCGAAATCAATGATGAGATGGAAGATTTTACCCGTCCCTGGATAGAAGGTTCGAATGTTGCCGACAAGATTGACTTCCGCATCGGTGATGCCAACATAGAAGCGCCCCAACTAGGCGTAAAATTCGATATGGCTTTTGTTGATGGCGATAAGCGTACCTATATAGAAACGTATGAAATGGTTATGAGCATCCTGAACCCTGGAGGCTACATCCTTGCAGACAATACTCTTTGGGATGGTCACGTCATCGATCCTGCCTACGACCGAGACCACCAGACTCAAGGCATTCGGGCTTTCAATGATTTAATAGCAAAAGATCCTAGGGTAGAGGTTGTTATCTTACCACTACGCGATGGTCTTACACTCATCAGGAAAAAATAA
- a CDS encoding FtsX-like permease family protein → MNFPFFIARRYLFSKKSTHVINVISSISVIGVAVATMALVIVLSVFNGFHDLVASLFTSFDPQLKVVPVEGKTAPADDPILTKIRLLPQVDVATETVEDQALAIYNDHQAMVKIKGVDDNFAELSHITDILYGDGSFSLHAANLEYGTVGIRLAQNLGIGAQWDGFLKIYAPKKEGQLDMTNPGDGFVVDSLNSPGVLFAVKQAKYDKNYIITSISFARNLFGQQGMLSDLELRLKPGSNLDAVKAEMQQIAGNKYKVLDRFEQQEDTFKIMSIEKMIAYIFLTFILVVACFNIIGSLSMLIIDKKNDVVTLRNLGANDKQITRVFLFEGRMIAVIGAVIGIGLGLLLCFLQQQYGFVRLGDSEGSFIVDAYPVSVHYSDVAIIFVTVIAVGWLAVWYPVRALSKRLLS, encoded by the coding sequence ATGAATTTCCCATTCTTTATAGCTCGCAGGTATCTTTTCTCAAAGAAAAGTACGCACGTCATCAACGTCATCAGTTCTATTTCTGTAATAGGAGTGGCGGTAGCTACGATGGCTCTGGTCATCGTTCTGAGTGTTTTTAACGGCTTCCATGACCTGGTAGCTTCACTCTTTACGAGTTTTGACCCACAACTCAAGGTTGTGCCTGTTGAGGGAAAGACTGCACCTGCAGATGATCCTATTCTTACTAAGATTCGTCTTTTGCCGCAGGTAGATGTTGCAACAGAAACCGTAGAAGATCAAGCTCTTGCAATCTATAATGATCATCAGGCTATGGTGAAAATCAAGGGTGTAGATGATAATTTTGCAGAACTTTCTCATATTACAGATATTTTATATGGTGATGGCTCCTTCTCCTTGCATGCTGCCAATCTGGAATATGGAACAGTAGGTATCCGTCTTGCCCAGAATTTAGGCATAGGAGCACAATGGGATGGTTTCCTGAAAATCTATGCTCCTAAAAAGGAAGGACAGCTGGATATGACTAACCCAGGTGATGGCTTTGTTGTTGACTCGCTCAACTCTCCTGGCGTACTTTTTGCCGTCAAACAGGCTAAGTATGATAAAAACTACATCATCACTTCTATTTCATTTGCCCGTAATCTCTTTGGACAGCAAGGTATGCTCTCTGATTTGGAATTACGCTTGAAACCAGGTAGCAATCTGGATGCTGTAAAGGCTGAGATGCAGCAGATAGCTGGTAATAAATATAAAGTGCTTGACAGATTTGAACAACAGGAAGATACCTTTAAAATTATGTCGATAGAGAAGATGATTGCTTATATCTTCCTGACCTTTATCTTAGTTGTTGCATGTTTCAATATCATCGGGTCGCTTTCTATGCTTATTATTGATAAGAAAAATGATGTAGTGACTCTTCGTAATCTTGGAGCTAACGATAAGCAGATTACCAGAGTATTTCTTTTTGAAGGTAGAATGATAGCTGTGATAGGTGCTGTTATCGGTATTGGATTGGGCTTGCTCCTCTGCTTTTTGCAGCAGCAATATGGATTTGTACGTCTGGGAGATTCTGAAGGCTCCTTTATTGTTGATGCTTATCCGGTAAGTGTCCATTACTCAGATGTTGCCATTATCTTCGTTACTGTAATTGCTGTAGGTTGGCTTGCTGTATGGTATCCAGTAAGAGCGCTGAGTAAAAGGCTGTTGAGTTAA
- the rbfA gene encoding 30S ribosome-binding factor RbfA has translation MQETRQNRISRLLQKELSLIFQSQTRMMHGVMVSVTKVRVSPDLSICTAYLSVFPSEKGEEILKNINANEKTIRFDLGKKVRNQLRIIPELRFFLDDSLDYLEHIDELLKK, from the coding sequence ATGCAAGAAACAAGACAAAACCGTATATCAAGACTTCTCCAGAAGGAGTTGAGTCTTATCTTCCAGTCACAAACCCGCATGATGCATGGTGTGATGGTAAGTGTTACTAAGGTTAGAGTAAGTCCAGATCTCAGTATCTGTACTGCTTACTTGAGTGTGTTCCCTTCTGAAAAAGGAGAGGAGATTTTGAAGAATATCAATGCAAATGAGAAGACGATCCGTTTCGACTTGGGTAAAAAAGTGAGAAACCAGTTACGTATTATTCCTGAACTCCGTTTCTTCCTTGATGATAGTCTCGATTATTTGGAGCACATTGATGAACTCTTGAAAAAGTAA